A part of Acaryochloris sp. CCMEE 5410 genomic DNA contains:
- a CDS encoding type II toxin-antitoxin system Phd/YefM family antitoxin: MPKFLTITETRKQLLNLPELLTDEPVIITKHGKPAMVALGYEQFESIMETLEVLSDPELMNILRQSLTQADQGETVALEDAIARLGF; the protein is encoded by the coding sequence ATGCCCAAATTTTTAACCATTACTGAAACTCGAAAGCAACTACTGAATTTACCAGAGCTATTGACTGATGAACCCGTCATCATCACCAAGCATGGTAAACCGGCAATGGTTGCCCTAGGATATGAACAGTTTGAGAGCATCATGGAAACTCTGGAAGTGCTCTCTGACCCAGAGCTGATGAATATTTTGCGACAAAGTCTGACTCAGGCGGATCAGGGTGAGACGGTAGCGCTTGAAGATGCGATCGCAAGATTGGGATTTTAA
- a CDS encoding type II toxin-antitoxin system RelE/ParE family toxin, translated as MEFHIELTELALEMIGAIKDRREQQGIINRIQKLKSEPLQQGKPLTGDLKGLYSVRAVSQRYRIVYQVRLEKIIVVVVGVGRRKEGDKKDVYALLKKLLKRSDG; from the coding sequence ATGGAGTTTCACATTGAGTTGACAGAACTTGCCCTGGAGATGATAGGTGCAATCAAAGATCGGCGCGAACAACAAGGGATTATCAATCGGATTCAAAAACTTAAGAGTGAACCCCTTCAACAGGGAAAACCCTTAACGGGTGATCTTAAAGGCTTGTATAGCGTTCGGGCCGTCAGTCAACGGTATCGGATTGTATACCAGGTGAGGTTAGAGAAAATTATTGTGGTCGTGGTTGGTGTAGGTCGTAGAAAAGAAGGTGATAAGAAGGATGTCTATGCTTTACTGAAGAAGCTACTCAAGCGCTCGGATGGCTAG
- a CDS encoding DUF928 domain-containing protein, which produces MHLSQISILWCLGTLLLSVKGISMQQNFVFANEKQSDRQAENIVLIKFRQPDTDESSDPRDRPRGGGSRRICKARPDNSQVLCTDQQLMALVPSNHLSDNDDSSSWGLTLEEKPTLWFYIPYSSKSIHQVFFELFDSDGNKIFLEDTLKFSGVPGIIGYRPELSKNLEINKTYRWHLLLRLDPKNPSGDAYISGRIKRIAIPVNLQNHDHTHNPRKLASILAKAGIWYDTLTILAELSREDPQYWHSLLQSVGLKNLVGEPISTCCTSEQ; this is translated from the coding sequence ATGCATCTATCTCAGATTTCTATACTATGGTGTCTTGGAACTTTGCTTCTATCTGTGAAAGGTATTTCGATGCAACAAAATTTTGTGTTTGCAAATGAGAAACAGTCAGATAGACAAGCTGAGAATATTGTCCTCATCAAGTTTCGTCAACCAGATACAGATGAATCAAGTGATCCCCGAGATCGCCCTCGAGGAGGAGGTTCACGACGGATTTGTAAAGCTCGACCAGATAATTCACAGGTTCTTTGCACTGATCAGCAATTAATGGCTTTAGTACCATCAAACCACTTATCTGATAATGATGATTCGAGTTCTTGGGGACTCACTTTGGAAGAAAAACCAACACTATGGTTTTACATCCCCTATTCCTCTAAATCTATTCACCAAGTATTTTTTGAGTTGTTTGACAGTGACGGAAATAAAATATTTCTAGAAGATACTCTCAAATTCAGTGGTGTTCCAGGAATCATCGGTTATCGTCCCGAGCTCTCGAAAAATTTGGAAATTAATAAGACCTATCGCTGGCACTTATTACTGAGACTAGACCCCAAAAATCCTTCAGGAGATGCATATATATCAGGCCGTATCAAACGCATTGCAATACCAGTGAATCTCCAAAATCATGATCACACTCACAACCCCCGCAAATTAGCTAGTATTTTAGCTAAAGCTGGTATTTGGTACGATACACTCACAATCTTGGCAGAACTTTCTCGCGAAGATCCCCAGTACTGGCACTCCCTTCTTCAGTCCGTTGGTCTCAAAAATCTAGTTGGAGAACCCATCTCTACTTGCTGCACCTCTGAACAATAA